A single Brachybacterium sillae DNA region contains:
- a CDS encoding FadR/GntR family transcriptional regulator, whose translation MPEKSSRPARRTDAAVRAIEDLILEEGLTRGDPLPTEGELGERLGMSRSSVREAVKILASLDIVDVRHGHGSFVGELSLAPLVNGLMFRARLDRKDGLRSLREIVTVRRGLDLSLADDLAEVYRGTDNPHLRAHVERMRELEGTGESIAAPDSAFHRELIAPLDNRLVQQLVQAFWEVHTHALPVLGIGTARGVRRTIEAHEAMIDALEDGDAARFQQAVREHYTPLEEALDAAVG comes from the coding sequence ATGCCGGAGAAGTCGTCCCGCCCCGCCCGACGCACCGATGCCGCGGTGCGCGCGATCGAGGACCTCATCCTGGAGGAGGGCCTTACCCGGGGAGACCCCCTTCCCACCGAGGGTGAGCTGGGGGAGCGCTTGGGCATGTCCCGTTCCTCCGTGCGCGAAGCCGTGAAGATCCTTGCGAGCCTCGATATCGTCGACGTCCGCCACGGTCATGGCAGCTTCGTGGGGGAGTTGTCCCTGGCCCCCCTGGTCAACGGCCTGATGTTCCGGGCGCGGTTGGATCGCAAGGATGGTCTGCGCTCGCTGCGGGAGATCGTCACCGTGCGCCGCGGGCTGGACCTGTCACTGGCCGACGACCTCGCTGAGGTCTACCGCGGCACCGACAACCCCCACTTGCGCGCCCACGTGGAACGCATGCGGGAGCTGGAGGGCACCGGAGAATCCATCGCCGCGCCCGACTCCGCCTTCCACCGTGAGCTCATCGCCCCGCTCGACAATCGGCTCGTGCAGCAGCTGGTGCAGGCGTTCTGGGAGGTCCACACCCACGCCCTGCCGGTGCTCGGGATCGGCACCGCCAGGGGCGTGCGCCGCACCATTGAGGCCCACGAGGCGATGATCGACGCCCTCGAGGACGGCGACGCCGCGCGCTTCCAGCAGGCTGTGCGGGAGCACTACACCCCCCTGGAGGAGGCCCTCGACGCCGCCGTCGGCTGA